The genomic stretch CTCGTCGGCGAACAGGACGCCGCGGTGGGCCCGGCTGATGGCGCCGGGGACGATGCGGCCGCTGCCTCCGCCGACCATGCCGGCGACGGTGCAGGTGTGGTGGATGCTTTGGTACGGCGGGTCGGTGATCAGGGGCTTGTCATAGGGCAGGGTGCCGGCGATCGAGTGGAGTGAGGACACCTCCAGGGCCTCGGCCTCGGCCAACGGAGGCAGGATCGAGGGCAGGCGTTCGGCCAGGAGGGTCTTGCCGGCTCCGGGCGCGCCGGCCAGGAGCAGGTGGTGCCCGCCGGCCGCGGCGACTTCGAGGGCGCGGCGGGCGTCGTGCTGGCCCAGGACGTCGGCCATGTCGGGCAGGGGACGCTGCGGGCGGAGGGGGCCGGTGCGCGGGGCGGTGTCCATCGGCAGGGGCTCGGCGTCGGGGACCTCGGTGCCTTGGAGGAACGCGACGACCTGCGCCAGGGAGCGCAGACCGTGGACTTCGAGGCCGGATATCTGGGAGGCCTCCAGCGCGTTGGGCTCCGCGACGACGACCCTGCTCAGACCGTGGTCCCGGGCGGCGAGCGCGGCGGGGAGCACGCCGCGGACCGGGCGCAGGCGGCCGTCGAGGCAGAGCTCGGCCAGGAACATGGCGCCGTCCAGGGCCAGCTGGCTGATGGTGCCGGCGGCGGCCAGGGCGGCGGCGGAGACGGCCAGGTCGAACGCCGAGCCCTGCTTGCGGACCCAGGCCGGCGACAGGCCGACCATGACGTTGCCGTCGGGCCAGTGGTGGCCGGAGTTGTAGGTGGCGGCGCGGGCCCGGTCGCGGCACTCGGACAGGACGGTGTCGCGCAGGCCGAGGATCTGGGTCTTGGTGGCGCCCCGGGTGACGTTGACCTCGACCTCGACGACGATGCCCTGGGTGCCGTTGAGGGCCACCGCGTGGGTGCGCGCGACGCTCATGGCCGGGCCGCCTGGAGACGGGCGCCGGGACAGGTGGCGATGCTGCGGCGGTGGCGGCCACGGTAGGCGGGGAGGGCGGAGGGCCCCGAGAGGGTCGGGGCCAGGCGGATCGCGGCGGCGACGAAGGCTTGGGCGACACGGTGCTGGTCGGAGGGTACGGAAGGGTCGGCGAGGCACGGGGGCGGGGGCGGGGGCGGGGTGGCGATGCAGGCGGCGATGGCGAGGTTGGTTCCGGGCCCGATGGTGATGGCGGCGGCCTCGGAAATGGAGGTGGCGGTGGAGGTCGCGAAGGCGACGGCGATGCCGGTATCGAAAGTGGCGGCGGTGGCGCTCGGGGACGAAGCGGCAGCGCTGGAACAGGCGAGCGGCGGCGTGGCGATGGCATTGGCAGTGGCGGCAGCGCTGGAGCAGACGAGCGGCGGCATGTGGGTGGCAGCGGCCGCGACCGTGGCCGTGCAAGCCGCAGCGCCGCCGGAGCAGCCGCCAGACGTCGCCGCGAAGCCGATGGCGCGCATCTCACACCGCCTGCAGGTGGTCGATGAGGGGCTCGGTGCGGCCGTCGGCGGGGAACAGGAGGCCGATGACGTCCAGGCGGATGCCGCGGACGCCGCGGGGCAGGTGCTGGCGTACTGCGGGGTCGAGGCGGTGTTCGGCCAGCCAGCGGTTGGTCAGTTTCCACAGGCGGGCTCTTTTGGCGTCGGTGACGGCGTCGAAGGGGCGGCCGCCGGTGCCGGCGCGGCGGGCTTTGACCTCGACGGTGATCAGGAGGTCGGAGGCCAGGGCGATGATGTCGAGTTCGCCGCGGACGTCGGGGCCGCGCCAGCGCCAGTTGCGGTCCAGGACGCGGTAGCCGCAGGCGGACAGGTAGGCGGCCGCCAGGTCTTCGCCCTCGCGGCCGAGTTGGCCCGGCGACAGGGTGCTGTGGTCGGCCGCTGACGGGAAGTCCGTCAGGTAGTGCTCGACCTCCAGGAATGGGGTTGTCCCGGCCACGGCTGCGCTCCTCCCGGTCTTTGGCCGGCCCGCTTTCGGGCCGCTCGTGATCGAGGGTCGCCCGGGGCGGGGGTGCTGGGCCAATGGCGGGTCGGGGGCTGTGGATAAGTCGGGGGGAAAGGGGACGCCCGTCACTCGTGTGGCCCAATGGGCCCGCGTGACGGGCGGTTTTGTTGCTTGTTCAATTAGATGTGCGGCCGGCGGTCTCTCAGTCGGTCGGGACTTCCAGGTCGCTCTTGGCCAGTTCCTCGACGTTCACGTCCTTGAAGGTGACCACCTTCACGTTCTTCACGAACCGCGCCGGCCGGTACATGTCCCACACCCAGGCGTCGGCCATGGTCACCTCGAAGTACACCTCGCCGTCGGCGGAGCGCACGGCCAGGTCGACCTGGTTGGTCAGGTAGAAGCGGCGCTCGGTCTCGACCACGTACTTGAACAGGCCGACCACGTCGCGGTACTCGCGATAGAGCTGGAGCTCCATCTCGGTCTCGTACTTCTCGAGGTCCTCAGCGCTCATGCCCACGCTCCCCTTGGTCGGTCTTCAATCACAGTCATTGTCACCCACAACGCGGGGAAACGTTCGCCACGTTGGCATATGTGAACCGGTGCTCCGCACAGGGCCCGTGCTCGGTCAACGCTGCCTGGTGGGCGGGCGTGGAGTAGCCCTTGTGGACCTCGAAGCCGTACGCCGGATAGCGCTGGGCCAACTCGGTCATCATGCCGTCCCGCACCGTCTTGGCCAGCACCGAGGCGGCGGCCACGCAGGCGGCCACCTGGTCCCCCTTCCACATGGCCAGGCTGGGGCAGGGAAGTCCGTCGACGCGGAATCCGTCGGAGAGCACATAGGCCGGGGAGACGTCCAAGCGGGCCACGGCGCGGCGCAGCGCTTCGATGTTCGCCTGGTGCAGGCCCAGGCGGTCCACCTCCGGGGCCGGTATGGCGACCCACGCATAGGACAGCGCGCGCTTCTCGATCTCCACGCGGACCCGGTCGCGGGCCTTCTCGGTGAGCAGCTTGGAGTCGGACAAGCCGGGGATGCGGCCGCCTGCCCCGGGGCGGAGGATCACAGCACCGGCCACCAGCGGCCCGGCACAGGCGCCCCGGCCGGCTTCGTCAGCGCCGGCGACCTGAGCGAACCCGGCACGCGCCAGAGCGCGCTCGTAGCCGTAGATTCCCGCGTCGGAGCGGATGGCTACGCCGCGCGGCATCGAGAGTGTGGGCGTAGTGGTCATCGTCTATAACGTACAGCGCCCCGGGGACGACAATGGCGGCCGCAGCGGGAAGTCCGTGCCGCGACCGCCATTGACCATGAGGTCAAATCACTACAAAAGTAGTGAAACTACAGCTCTAGTTGGACAGCAGGTCCAGCTTCTTCAACTTGCGACGGCGCCGCACCACGGTGATCGGGACCGCCATGGCGAAGGCCGCCACCGGCACCGCGCCGGGCGTCTCCAGCGCCTGGAAGCTCTTCTTGAACGTCGAGGGCACCGGCAGCGTGCCGAAGTGCGACGGCGGCCAGACCTTCAGCACCGCCACGCCGACCACGTTGCCCAGCGGGACGAAGCCGCCGGTCGGGCCGTTGATGTGGGCGCGGGAGTCCACGGACACCTCGCGGTGGTCGCCCATGACCCAGATCTTGCCCTGGGGCACGTGCACCTCGAAGGGCTCCATCGACGGCAGGTTGCCCGGGTACAGGTACCCCGACTCCTGCAGCGGGACGCCGTTGACGGTGACCGGCGCGCCGTTGCCGGCGCACTTGACGTCGTCGCCGCCGACGCCGATGACCCGCTTGATCAGGTCGCCGTTGTCCTCCGGCAGCAGGCCGACCGCGGTCAGGGCCTTGCTGAAGACGTTCTTCGGCTTCACCGGCTCGCTGTCCAGCCAGCCGCCCGGGTCCTGGAAGACCACGATGTCGCCGCGGTTGGGCTCGTGGCCCATCCAGTTCGTGAACCGGTTCACCAGCACGCGGTCGTTGATCTCCAGCGTGTTCTGCATCGAGCCGGAGGGGATGACGAACGCCTGGACCAGGAAAGTCTTGATGATGAAGGCCAGCACCAGGGCGATGGCCAGCAGGAACGGCAGTTCGACGATGAACGGCCGCGGCTTCTTCGGGAACGCGAAGTGCCACACCGCCACGAACGGCAGCAGGACCCACTGCCACCACGTGCGGGGCCCGGCCGGCGCGGCCGGCTCGGGGGCCGGCTGCTCGTCCTCGGGGGACGGCGAGACGCCCTCGGAGCCGCCCTGGGAGTCGGGACCCTCGGGGCCGCCGAAGCCCGAAGGACCGGAAGGACCGCCCGGACCGCCGGGATCCTCGGAACCGCCGCCGGGGCCGCCGGAACCGCCGGGACCGCTGTGCCCCGCGTAGTCCCCGTAGCCGCCTTGCCCGGCGTAGCCGCCCTGACCACTCTGACCGCTCTGGCCGTCGTAGCTACCTGGCGCGGGGTATCCGCCCTGCGCGGGGTAACCCTGACCGGCATAGCCGCCCTGCGCGGGGTATCCGCCCTGGCCCGCGTAGCCGCCGGCCGCACCGGACTGGTCGTAGCCCGACGACGGCGCGTACCCGGAGGACGCCGCGTAGCCGGCCCCCTGGTCGTGCGCCCCGTAGCCGGCACCCTGGTCGTGTGCCGCCTGGTCGGGGCGCGGGACCCCGGCCTCGCCGCGGCCGACCGGGTTGTCGGCGGTCTCCGAGCTCTCGTCCACTGTCACAGTCTGCCCTTCCGCTGACCCGCCAGGCCCGCTCCGCTTCGCTTCCGCCTGGTCCATGTCGCTGTTTCCTTCGCAGTCCCTCGAAAGTTCGGCTCAGCCAAGCGGCCGCTCCGTACCCAACCGCCTCCGTAGCCG from Catenulispora sp. GP43 encodes the following:
- a CDS encoding YifB family Mg chelatase-like AAA ATPase, which gives rise to MSVARTHAVALNGTQGIVVEVEVNVTRGATKTQILGLRDTVLSECRDRARAATYNSGHHWPDGNVMVGLSPAWVRKQGSAFDLAVSAAALAAAGTISQLALDGAMFLAELCLDGRLRPVRGVLPAALAARDHGLSRVVVAEPNALEASQISGLEVHGLRSLAQVVAFLQGTEVPDAEPLPMDTAPRTGPLRPQRPLPDMADVLGQHDARRALEVAAAGGHHLLLAGAPGAGKTLLAERLPSILPPLAEAEALEVSSLHSIAGTLPYDKPLITDPPYQSIHHTCTVAGMVGGGSGRIVPGAISRAHRGVLFADEIAEMQRAVLEALREPLEAGEIVIARASGTVVFPARFLLVAAMNPCPCGRAGTAGGHCTCTPEARRRYTQKLSGPFLDRIDLRLAIHPVGRAELFGALPGESSADVRDRVLEARARAVHRYTDRPWTTNAQIPGSALRADFAPAPASLTDIEARYQAGTLTARGYDRLLRVAWTLADLTGRPRPGPDEVATALAFRQGLPGQLAA
- a CDS encoding YraN family protein; amino-acid sequence: MAGTTPFLEVEHYLTDFPSAADHSTLSPGQLGREGEDLAAAYLSACGYRVLDRNWRWRGPDVRGELDIIALASDLLITVEVKARRAGTGGRPFDAVTDAKRARLWKLTNRWLAEHRLDPAVRQHLPRGVRGIRLDVIGLLFPADGRTEPLIDHLQAV
- a CDS encoding DUF2469 domain-containing protein; this encodes MSAEDLEKYETEMELQLYREYRDVVGLFKYVVETERRFYLTNQVDLAVRSADGEVYFEVTMADAWVWDMYRPARFVKNVKVVTFKDVNVEELAKSDLEVPTD
- a CDS encoding ribonuclease HII: MTTTPTLSMPRGVAIRSDAGIYGYERALARAGFAQVAGADEAGRGACAGPLVAGAVILRPGAGGRIPGLSDSKLLTEKARDRVRVEIEKRALSYAWVAIPAPEVDRLGLHQANIEALRRAVARLDVSPAYVLSDGFRVDGLPCPSLAMWKGDQVAACVAAASVLAKTVRDGMMTELAQRYPAYGFEVHKGYSTPAHQAALTEHGPCAEHRFTYANVANVSPRCG
- the lepB gene encoding signal peptidase I, translated to MDESSETADNPVGRGEAGVPRPDQAAHDQGAGYGAHDQGAGYAASSGYAPSSGYDQSGAAGGYAGQGGYPAQGGYAGQGYPAQGGYPAPGSYDGQSGQSGQGGYAGQGGYGDYAGHSGPGGSGGPGGGSEDPGGPGGPSGPSGFGGPEGPDSQGGSEGVSPSPEDEQPAPEPAAPAGPRTWWQWVLLPFVAVWHFAFPKKPRPFIVELPFLLAIALVLAFIIKTFLVQAFVIPSGSMQNTLEINDRVLVNRFTNWMGHEPNRGDIVVFQDPGGWLDSEPVKPKNVFSKALTAVGLLPEDNGDLIKRVIGVGGDDVKCAGNGAPVTVNGVPLQESGYLYPGNLPSMEPFEVHVPQGKIWVMGDHREVSVDSRAHINGPTGGFVPLGNVVGVAVLKVWPPSHFGTLPVPSTFKKSFQALETPGAVPVAAFAMAVPITVVRRRRKLKKLDLLSN